One Roseomonas sp. OT10 DNA window includes the following coding sequences:
- a CDS encoding aminoglycoside phosphotransferase family protein: MSAPHPVAESFLARHGYAGAAREALPGDAGRRRYTRLRGGPRPALLMDCSAEPEVDLHPFLRLAAPLAAGGLSVPAILAREAAAGLLLVEDLGEETHAALLDSGADPVPLYAAAGGALAVLHGLPVPPGLPRWGAAEMAKAAAATFLDWWWPAALGHRPDAAARAGFEAALRETVAPFEPAGAADGVIVHRDYFPANLTRVPGREGVAAVGLLDFQDGALGNGAYDLVSLVEDARRDVAPAAREAAIAAYLAGRPGEEPARLAAAMAALGAVRHLRVASLWVRLERRDGKPRYLVHGPRCWALLARSLSHPAAAPLAAFLDRHVPPEARRNPPPEGLAA; encoded by the coding sequence GTGAGCGCGCCGCACCCCGTTGCCGAGTCCTTCCTCGCCCGCCACGGCTATGCCGGCGCCGCGCGGGAGGCGCTGCCCGGCGATGCCGGCCGCCGCCGCTACACCCGGCTGCGCGGCGGGCCGCGCCCGGCGCTGCTGATGGACTGCTCCGCCGAGCCGGAGGTCGACCTGCACCCCTTCCTGCGCCTCGCCGCGCCGCTGGCGGCGGGGGGGCTCTCCGTCCCCGCCATCCTGGCGCGGGAGGCGGCGGCGGGCCTGCTGCTGGTCGAGGATCTGGGCGAGGAGACCCACGCCGCCCTGCTGGATTCCGGTGCCGACCCTGTGCCGCTCTACGCCGCCGCCGGGGGGGCGCTGGCCGTCCTGCACGGCCTGCCGGTGCCGCCCGGCCTGCCGCGCTGGGGGGCGGCCGAGATGGCGAAGGCGGCCGCTGCGACCTTCCTCGACTGGTGGTGGCCGGCAGCGCTGGGCCATCGGCCCGATGCGGCCGCCCGTGCCGGCTTCGAGGCCGCCCTGCGCGAGACGGTCGCGCCCTTCGAGCCCGCCGGGGCGGCGGACGGCGTCATCGTCCACCGCGACTACTTCCCCGCCAACCTGACCCGCGTGCCGGGCCGCGAGGGGGTGGCGGCGGTCGGGCTGCTGGACTTCCAGGACGGCGCGCTGGGCAACGGGGCCTACGACCTGGTCAGCCTGGTCGAGGATGCCCGGCGCGATGTCGCCCCCGCCGCGCGGGAGGCCGCGATCGCCGCCTACCTCGCCGGCCGGCCGGGCGAGGAGCCGGCGCGGCTCGCCGCCGCCATGGCCGCGCTGGGGGCGGTGCGCCACCTGCGCGTCGCCTCCCTCTGGGTGCGGCTGGAGCGGCGCGACGGCAAGCCGCGCTACCTCGTCCACGGCCCGCGCTGCTGGGCGCTGCTGGCCCGCAGCCTGTCGCATCCCGCCGCGGCGCCGCTCGCCGCCTTCCTCGATCGTCACGTGCCGCCGGAGGCACGCCGCAACCCCCCGCCCGAAGGTCTGGCCGCGTGA
- the addB gene encoding double-strand break repair protein AddB yields the protein MNLYEIPAHLPFLDALARGVVALAGTGRADPAALARTTILLPTRRAARSLRESFLRASGETALLLPRMRPLAGLSVEDAEELSLPALMDIPPAVDAARRLAVLTEMVMRLPPHFGGPSHPDQAWRLALELATLLDEMALEGCDPERLPGLVPEGLAQHWQVTHLFLGGVIREWQSWLERQGLSDIGARRVAVLRAQAEEWRDAPPAHPVIAAGIGVGGTIPAAAELLRILARTPNGHVVLHGAGEELSPELWPELCGSHTHPLHGQCRLLQAMDATAADLRPWPHGLPDDRGGEARAALLSRALLPAAAICCWQEKEPGRWAPALAGLSLLTAPDEAGEAAAIALLLRETLETPGHRAALVTPDRDLARRVIVELARHGILADDSAGQPLGMTSAGAFLRQMARMVAEDFAPVPTLACLKHPLCAAGMARQDWIGGVRLLEKHVLRGPRPAAGLAGLRLAAQAAFAAEEDTPRDEAAEGDAPPADPRGAAGRAARRRDGARVLALLDALGTALAGFDSLHDTVRPPADLLAAHLAAAEALAATDERPGGLRLYAGEEGEPLAVHLAGLEPAMACLPPIAAAAWPGLFDALLEGPLAPGVRQMRGRKGGSHPRVQVLGLLEARLQSFDRVVLGALEESVWPIATDPGAWMSRPMRREFGLPEPEERIGRVAADFLLSALSAPEAILSRARKRGGSPTVQARWLTRLETFLDGQSGEGRRLALRPSPAMGWAAALDVPVAPRPCARPAPAPPADVRPRRLTVTDVWTLKADPYAWYAKRLLKLSRLDELDAEASGADYGSIVHDAVAAWTRRAAGRLDADQAAEWFEEAALEALRRHAPRPGLVAFWRPRLARIGEFLREQEFQRPHVAARHAEVEGALTLACGVRLEGRADRVDVLEDGRIALLDFKTGALPSHSEIQDGRKPQLPLEAAIAARGGFAGIGGAPVAVLEHWKLSGGYEAGETRVFQPAKGTTLEALAEDALHAVDDLAREFLLGERPFLARPHPGRAPQGSDYDHLARLREWGGAEEGAGE from the coding sequence GTGAACCTCTACGAGATTCCCGCGCACCTGCCCTTCCTCGACGCGCTCGCGCGCGGGGTGGTGGCGCTCGCCGGCACCGGCCGCGCCGACCCGGCGGCGCTTGCGCGGACCACCATCCTGCTGCCGACCCGCCGCGCCGCCCGCAGCCTGCGCGAGAGCTTCTTGCGCGCTTCCGGGGAGACCGCGCTCCTGCTGCCGCGCATGCGCCCCCTGGCCGGGCTCTCCGTCGAGGATGCGGAGGAGCTGTCGCTGCCCGCCCTGATGGACATCCCCCCCGCCGTGGATGCCGCGAGGCGGCTCGCGGTGCTGACGGAGATGGTGATGCGCCTGCCGCCGCATTTCGGCGGTCCGTCCCACCCCGACCAGGCCTGGCGCCTGGCGCTGGAGCTCGCGACCCTGCTGGACGAGATGGCGCTGGAGGGCTGCGACCCGGAACGGCTCCCCGGGCTGGTGCCGGAGGGGCTGGCGCAGCACTGGCAGGTGACGCACCTCTTCCTCGGCGGCGTCATCCGGGAATGGCAGTCCTGGCTGGAGCGCCAGGGCCTGTCCGACATCGGCGCCCGCCGCGTCGCCGTCCTCCGCGCCCAGGCGGAGGAGTGGCGCGACGCCCCGCCCGCGCATCCGGTGATCGCCGCCGGGATCGGCGTCGGCGGCACCATCCCGGCCGCGGCCGAGCTGCTCCGCATCCTGGCGCGCACGCCCAACGGCCATGTCGTGCTGCACGGGGCGGGGGAGGAGCTGTCCCCCGAACTGTGGCCGGAGCTGTGCGGCAGCCACACCCACCCGCTGCACGGCCAGTGCCGGCTGCTCCAGGCGATGGACGCCACGGCCGCGGACCTGCGCCCCTGGCCGCACGGCCTGCCCGACGACCGGGGCGGCGAGGCCCGCGCCGCGCTGCTCTCCCGCGCCCTGCTCCCCGCCGCCGCCATCTGCTGCTGGCAGGAGAAGGAGCCCGGCCGCTGGGCGCCGGCGCTGGCCGGCCTCTCCCTGCTGACCGCCCCGGACGAGGCGGGCGAGGCCGCGGCCATCGCCCTGCTCCTGCGCGAAACCCTGGAGACCCCCGGCCACCGCGCCGCGCTGGTGACGCCCGACCGCGACCTGGCCCGGCGCGTGATCGTGGAGCTGGCCCGGCACGGCATCCTGGCCGATGATTCCGCCGGCCAGCCGCTGGGCATGACCTCGGCCGGCGCCTTCCTGCGCCAGATGGCCCGGATGGTGGCGGAGGATTTCGCCCCCGTTCCCACGCTCGCCTGCCTGAAGCACCCGCTCTGCGCCGCGGGGATGGCGCGGCAGGACTGGATCGGCGGCGTGCGCCTGCTGGAGAAGCACGTGCTACGCGGCCCGCGCCCCGCCGCCGGGCTGGCCGGCCTGCGCCTCGCCGCCCAGGCCGCCTTCGCGGCGGAGGAGGACACCCCGCGCGACGAGGCGGCGGAGGGCGACGCGCCCCCGGCCGATCCGCGCGGCGCGGCCGGGCGCGCCGCGCGCCGGCGCGACGGCGCCCGGGTGCTGGCGCTGCTCGACGCGCTGGGCACGGCGCTGGCCGGATTCGACTCGCTGCACGATACGGTGCGCCCGCCCGCCGACCTGCTCGCCGCGCATCTGGCCGCCGCCGAGGCCCTGGCCGCCACCGACGAGCGCCCCGGGGGCCTGCGCCTCTATGCCGGGGAGGAGGGGGAGCCGCTGGCCGTCCACCTCGCCGGGCTGGAACCGGCCATGGCCTGCCTGCCGCCGATCGCCGCCGCCGCCTGGCCCGGCCTGTTCGACGCGCTGCTGGAGGGGCCGCTGGCGCCGGGCGTGCGGCAGATGCGCGGGCGCAAGGGCGGCAGCCACCCGCGCGTGCAGGTGCTGGGCCTGCTGGAGGCCCGGCTGCAATCCTTCGACCGGGTGGTGCTGGGCGCGCTGGAGGAGAGCGTCTGGCCGATCGCGACCGACCCCGGCGCCTGGATGAGCCGGCCGATGCGCCGGGAGTTCGGCCTGCCGGAGCCGGAGGAGCGGATCGGCCGGGTGGCGGCCGACTTCCTCCTCTCCGCCCTCTCGGCGCCCGAGGCCATCCTGTCGCGCGCCCGCAAGCGCGGCGGCAGCCCGACCGTGCAGGCGCGCTGGCTGACCCGGCTGGAGACCTTCCTGGATGGCCAGTCCGGGGAGGGACGGCGCCTCGCCCTGCGCCCCTCGCCGGCCATGGGCTGGGCGGCGGCGCTGGACGTGCCGGTGGCGCCGCGGCCCTGCGCCCGCCCGGCCCCGGCCCCGCCCGCCGATGTGCGTCCGCGCCGGCTGACGGTGACCGACGTCTGGACGCTGAAGGCGGATCCCTACGCCTGGTACGCCAAGCGCCTGCTGAAGCTGAGCCGGCTGGACGAGCTGGATGCCGAGGCCAGCGGCGCCGATTACGGCAGCATCGTGCACGACGCCGTCGCCGCCTGGACCCGTCGCGCCGCTGGCCGCCTCGACGCGGACCAGGCCGCGGAGTGGTTCGAGGAGGCGGCGCTGGAGGCGCTGCGCCGGCACGCGCCGCGCCCGGGCCTCGTCGCCTTCTGGCGCCCGCGCCTGGCGCGCATCGGCGAGTTCCTGCGCGAGCAGGAGTTCCAGCGGCCGCATGTCGCCGCCCGCCATGCCGAGGTGGAGGGCGCGCTGACGCTGGCCTGCGGCGTGCGGCTGGAGGGACGCGCCGACCGGGTGGACGTGCTGGAGGACGGGCGCATCGCCCTGCTGGACTTCAAGACGGGCGCCTTGCCCAGCCACAGCGAGATCCAGGACGGGCGCAAGCCGCAATTGCCGCTGGAGGCGGCCATCGCCGCGCGCGGCGGCTTCGCGGGCATCGGCGGCGCGCCGGTCGCGGTGCTGGAGCACTGGAAGCTCTCCGGCGGCTACGAGGCGGGCGAGACGCGGGTCTTCCAGCCGGCCAAGGGCACGACGCTGGAGGCCCTGGCCGAGGACGCGCTGCACGCCGTGGACGACCTGGCCCGCGAGTTCCTGCTCGGCGAACGGCCCTTCCTCGCCCGGCCGCATCCGGGACGGGCGCCGCAGGGCAGCGACTACGACCACCTCGCGCGTCTGCGCGAATGGGGCGGGGCCGAGGAGGGGGCGGGCGAATGA
- a CDS encoding nucleotidyltransferase family protein, with product MIALQDAMVLAAGLGQRMRPLTETTPKPLLTLEGQSLLDHVLDRLAASGVRHVVVNAFHLAPQIVAACAARTDLAVEVVVEDTLLETGGGVRNALPRLGGAPFAVINGDAFWLDGPTPALTRMAGAFEPATMDVLLLLVRTSLVEGDVGRGDFLLDPLGRVRRPKEREVAPYLFAGVQILRPEAFEGTPEEGPWSLNRLYDRAIEAGRCFAVVHDGAWFHLSTPPDLERTERRLSHGLVRLF from the coding sequence GTGATCGCATTGCAGGACGCCATGGTGCTCGCGGCCGGCCTCGGCCAGCGCATGCGCCCGCTGACGGAAACCACGCCCAAGCCCCTGCTGACCCTGGAGGGGCAGTCGCTGCTGGATCATGTGCTGGACCGGCTGGCGGCCTCGGGCGTGCGGCACGTGGTGGTGAACGCCTTCCACCTGGCGCCGCAGATCGTCGCGGCCTGTGCGGCGCGGACCGATCTCGCCGTCGAGGTGGTCGTCGAGGACACGCTGCTGGAGACGGGGGGAGGGGTGCGCAACGCCCTGCCGCGGCTCGGCGGGGCGCCCTTCGCGGTGATCAATGGCGACGCCTTCTGGCTGGACGGGCCGACCCCCGCCCTGACCCGCATGGCCGGGGCCTTCGAGCCGGCGACGATGGACGTGCTGCTGCTGCTGGTCCGCACCTCCCTGGTCGAGGGCGATGTCGGGCGCGGCGACTTCCTGCTGGACCCGCTGGGCCGGGTGCGGCGGCCGAAGGAGCGGGAGGTGGCGCCCTACCTCTTCGCGGGGGTGCAGATCCTGCGGCCCGAGGCCTTCGAGGGCACGCCGGAGGAAGGGCCCTGGTCGCTCAACCGGCTCTACGACCGGGCGATCGAGGCGGGGCGCTGCTTCGCCGTGGTGCATGACGGGGCGTGGTTCCACCTCTCCACGCCGCCGGACCTGGAGCGCACGGAGCGCCGGCTGTCGCATGGGCTGGTGCGGCTGTTCTGA
- a CDS encoding glutathione S-transferase family protein translates to MAEGRLIIGNRRYSSWSLRGWLAVHLAGLDVEEVLIPLAGGGGTAAIRDATPAGLVPYLEHRGAKVWESLAIAEYCAEIAPALWPADRVARAQARSVAAEMHAGFRALRMAMPMNLGRDYAGLGRNPESLADIARVEAIWGECLAAHGGPFLFGAELGAADAMYAPVVARFLTYRPELGTAAQGYCAAVRAHPLVERWYAEAAAEPKEWLLPKYESLA, encoded by the coding sequence ATGGCCGAAGGCCGCCTCATCATCGGCAACAGGCGCTACTCCTCCTGGAGCCTGCGCGGCTGGCTCGCCGTGCATCTCGCCGGGCTGGACGTGGAGGAGGTGCTGATCCCGCTGGCCGGCGGCGGCGGCACGGCGGCGATCCGGGACGCCACCCCGGCGGGCCTCGTCCCCTATCTCGAGCACCGCGGCGCGAAGGTCTGGGAGAGCTTGGCCATCGCCGAGTACTGCGCCGAGATCGCCCCCGCCCTCTGGCCCGCCGATCGCGTCGCACGGGCCCAGGCGCGCTCGGTCGCGGCGGAGATGCATGCCGGCTTCCGCGCGCTGCGCATGGCCATGCCGATGAACCTCGGCCGCGACTATGCCGGGCTGGGCCGCAACCCGGAGAGCCTGGCCGATATCGCGCGGGTCGAGGCCATCTGGGGCGAATGCCTCGCCGCTCATGGCGGGCCCTTCCTCTTCGGCGCGGAGCTCGGCGCGGCGGATGCCATGTACGCGCCGGTCGTCGCCCGCTTCCTTACCTACCGCCCCGAGCTGGGCACGGCGGCGCAGGGCTACTGCGCGGCGGTGCGGGCGCATCCGCTGGTCGAGCGCTGGTATGCGGAGGCCGCGGCCGAGCCAAAGGAATGGCTCCTCCCGAAATACGAGTCCCTCGCGTGA
- a CDS encoding FkbM family methyltransferase — translation MSGPHVARRRGAAAPGAGDAAPTSPAAAIGRSLRTYYAPGRAEGLDALLGRFLGPGETGFDLGAHVGDRTASFRRLGARAVAVEPQPRLARLLRLLFRSDPKVRVVCALVGAAPGEGVLRLNTANPTVATASDDFVAAAQGAPGWEGQVWDGRLARRVTTLDALVARHGAPAFAKIDVEGYEAQVLAGLSQPLRALSFEFTTIQRPVALACLDRLAALGPYRFNACLGETPAFALPRPAGHAAMAEWLLALPAGANSGDVYASLEADRLQP, via the coding sequence GTGAGCGGTCCGCACGTCGCCCGGCGGAGGGGCGCCGCAGCGCCCGGGGCCGGGGACGCGGCGCCGACGAGCCCGGCCGCCGCCATCGGCCGCTCGCTCCGCACCTACTACGCCCCCGGCCGGGCGGAGGGGCTGGATGCGCTGCTCGGCCGCTTCCTCGGGCCGGGCGAGACCGGCTTCGACCTCGGCGCCCATGTCGGCGACCGCACGGCCTCCTTCCGGCGGCTCGGCGCCAGGGCCGTGGCGGTGGAGCCGCAGCCCCGGCTGGCGCGGCTGCTGCGCCTGCTCTTCCGGTCCGATCCGAAGGTGCGGGTGGTCTGCGCCCTGGTGGGCGCCGCACCGGGCGAGGGCGTGCTGCGGCTGAACACCGCGAACCCGACCGTCGCCACCGCCTCGGATGATTTCGTCGCCGCCGCGCAGGGCGCCCCGGGCTGGGAGGGGCAGGTCTGGGACGGCAGGCTGGCGCGGCGCGTCACCACGCTGGACGCGCTGGTCGCGCGGCACGGCGCGCCCGCCTTCGCCAAGATCGACGTGGAGGGCTACGAGGCCCAGGTGCTGGCCGGGCTGTCGCAGCCGCTGCGCGCCCTCTCCTTCGAGTTCACGACGATCCAGCGCCCCGTGGCGCTGGCCTGCCTGGACCGCCTGGCGGCGCTCGGGCCCTACCGCTTCAACGCCTGCCTGGGCGAGACGCCGGCCTTCGCCCTGCCCCGCCCGGCCGGGCACGCGGCCATGGCGGAATGGCTGCTCGCCCTGCCGGCCGGGGCGAACAGCGGCGACGTCTACGCCAGCCTCGAAGCCGACCGGTTGCAGCCCTGA
- a CDS encoding NAD(P)/FAD-dependent oxidoreductase encodes MVARIETDVAVIGGGPAGLFAVFECGMLKMRCVVIDALEALGGQCTALYPEKPIFDIPAHPRIPAGELIDQLRAQAEPFAPILLLGRRVEALARDGDGTLTLTTSQGDTVVAKAVILAAGAGAFGPNRPPLEGLESYEASGAVRYLVARREDFRGKRVVIAGGGDSAVDWALSLKQVAAQVTVVHRRPKFRAAPETVSQMEEAAARGEIELAIPYQLHGLKGDGATLSHVTLATLKGEQRDVEADHLLAFFGLSMELGPIAEWGLGLDKHHVTVDPATCATNVPGVHAIGDVATYPGKLKLILQGFSEAAMAAHAIHPRVFPDVALHFEYSTSKGVPAA; translated from the coding sequence ATGGTGGCGCGCATCGAGACGGACGTGGCCGTGATCGGCGGCGGGCCTGCGGGCCTCTTCGCCGTCTTCGAATGCGGCATGCTGAAGATGCGCTGCGTGGTGATCGACGCGCTGGAGGCCCTCGGCGGCCAGTGCACCGCGCTCTACCCCGAGAAGCCGATCTTCGACATCCCCGCCCACCCGCGCATCCCGGCGGGTGAGCTGATCGACCAGCTTCGCGCCCAGGCCGAGCCCTTCGCCCCCATCCTGCTGCTCGGCCGCCGGGTGGAGGCGCTGGCCCGGGACGGGGACGGCACGCTGACGCTCACCACCAGCCAGGGCGACACGGTGGTGGCCAAGGCGGTGATCCTCGCCGCCGGCGCCGGCGCCTTCGGCCCCAACCGCCCGCCGCTCGAGGGGCTGGAAAGCTACGAGGCCAGCGGCGCCGTGCGCTACCTGGTGGCGCGGCGCGAGGATTTCCGCGGCAAGCGGGTGGTGATCGCGGGCGGCGGCGATTCCGCGGTCGATTGGGCGCTCTCGCTCAAGCAGGTCGCAGCGCAGGTCACCGTGGTCCACCGCCGGCCGAAGTTCCGCGCGGCGCCCGAGACCGTCTCGCAGATGGAGGAGGCGGCCGCGCGCGGCGAGATCGAGCTGGCCATCCCCTACCAGCTGCACGGGCTGAAGGGCGACGGCGCCACCCTGTCCCACGTCACCCTCGCCACGCTGAAGGGCGAGCAGCGGGACGTGGAGGCGGACCACCTCCTCGCCTTCTTCGGCCTGTCGATGGAACTGGGCCCGATCGCCGAATGGGGGCTCGGGCTGGACAAGCACCATGTCACCGTCGATCCCGCGACCTGCGCCACCAACGTCCCGGGCGTGCATGCGATCGGCGACGTGGCGACCTATCCCGGCAAGCTGAAGCTGATCCTGCAGGGCTTCTCGGAGGCGGCGATGGCCGCCCATGCGATCCACCCGCGCGTCTTCCCCGACGTGGCGCTGCACTTCGAGTACTCGACCAGCAAGGGCGTCCCCGCCGCCTGA
- a CDS encoding cold-shock protein — protein MAIGTVKWFNATKGYGFIQPEDGSKDVFVHITDVQNSGVGDLREGDKLEFDLQKGNQGKVSAGNLRRA, from the coding sequence ATGGCGATCGGCACCGTGAAGTGGTTCAACGCGACCAAGGGCTATGGCTTCATCCAGCCCGAGGATGGCAGCAAGGACGTCTTCGTCCACATCACCGACGTCCAGAACTCTGGCGTGGGTGATCTGCGCGAGGGCGACAAGCTGGAGTTCGACCTCCAGAAGGGCAACCAGGGCAAGGTTTCGGCCGGCAACCTCCGCCGCGCCTGA
- a CDS encoding YbaK/EbsC family protein, translated as MTVESVRAFLAERAPELTVLETQASSATVALAAAAHGVEPGQIAKTLSLRLGERVVLVVARGDARLDNRKMKAAFGTKPRMLGAEEVAALTGHPVGGVCPFGLATPLPVYCDVSLRDFAEVIPAAGGTHAAVRVAPVRMAELVGAEWVDVCQEVPAEAG; from the coding sequence ATGACCGTCGAATCCGTCCGCGCCTTCCTGGCGGAGCGGGCGCCCGAGCTGACCGTGCTGGAAACGCAGGCCAGCAGCGCCACCGTGGCGCTCGCCGCCGCCGCGCATGGGGTGGAACCGGGGCAGATCGCCAAGACCCTCTCGCTCCGCCTGGGCGAACGGGTGGTGCTGGTGGTGGCCCGGGGCGACGCCCGGCTGGACAACCGCAAGATGAAGGCCGCCTTCGGAACGAAGCCGCGGATGCTGGGGGCGGAGGAGGTCGCGGCGCTCACCGGCCATCCGGTGGGCGGCGTCTGTCCCTTCGGCCTAGCGACACCTCTGCCGGTCTATTGCGACGTGTCGCTGCGCGACTTCGCCGAGGTCATCCCGGCGGCCGGCGGGACCCATGCGGCGGTGCGGGTGGCGCCGGTGCGGATGGCGGAGCTGGTGGGGGCGGAATGGGTGGATGTGTGCCAGGAGGTCCCGGCGGAGGCGGGCTGA
- a CDS encoding VOC family protein, whose translation MTEGVATGLDHVGVCTRDGPALWARWEALGFALTPLARHSAPAVPGGPAVPMATGNRCAMLRQGYLELLAILDPSLPDNGMGQRLDRYEGMHILALAIADAGANLARLRAAGLDIPGVSHLERPVDAPDGPRAAFSRLPLPDAPEGRIQLIQHLTPELLWQPRWLEHPNNAVALETVVLASEAPAESAARLSRLAGLPLEPDPAGGYALPLRHGRVRILPPASLEAVLPGVVPPSLPFLAGIVVRTGDGNAAARRLLAGVAADGPLGLTVPPDRAGGVALAFAA comes from the coding sequence GTGACCGAGGGCGTCGCCACGGGGCTGGACCATGTCGGCGTCTGCACCCGCGACGGCCCCGCCCTCTGGGCGCGGTGGGAGGCGCTGGGCTTCGCCCTGACGCCGCTGGCCCGCCATTCCGCCCCGGCCGTGCCCGGCGGCCCGGCGGTCCCGATGGCGACCGGCAACCGCTGCGCGATGCTGCGCCAGGGCTATCTGGAGCTGCTGGCGATCCTGGACCCCAGCCTGCCGGACAACGGCATGGGCCAGCGTCTGGACCGCTACGAGGGGATGCACATCCTCGCCCTGGCCATCGCGGATGCGGGGGCCAACCTGGCCCGGCTGCGCGCCGCCGGGCTCGACATCCCCGGCGTCTCGCATCTGGAGCGCCCGGTGGACGCGCCGGACGGCCCGCGCGCCGCCTTCTCCCGCCTGCCCCTGCCCGACGCGCCGGAGGGCCGCATCCAGCTCATCCAGCACCTGACGCCGGAACTGCTCTGGCAGCCGCGCTGGCTGGAGCACCCGAACAACGCCGTCGCCCTGGAGACGGTGGTGCTGGCCAGCGAGGCCCCGGCCGAAAGCGCCGCCCGCCTCTCCCGCCTCGCCGGCCTGCCGCTGGAGCCCGATCCGGCCGGCGGCTACGCCCTGCCGCTGCGGCACGGCCGCGTCCGCATCCTGCCGCCCGCTTCGCTGGAGGCGGTGCTGCCGGGCGTCGTCCCGCCCTCCCTCCCCTTCCTTGCCGGGATCGTGGTCCGCACCGGCGACGGCAACGCGGCAGCGCGCCGGCTGCTGGCTGGCGTCGCCGCGGACGGGCCGCTGGGCCTGACCGTGCCGCCGGACCGGGCAGGCGGCGTGGCCCTGGCCTTCGCGGCGTGA
- the tsaE gene encoding tRNA (adenosine(37)-N6)-threonylcarbamoyltransferase complex ATPase subunit type 1 TsaE translates to MTPAIDLVLPDLAATEALAARAAALSRPGDTLLLEGPLGAGKSAFARAFLRAAAGDPGLEVPSPTFTLVQGYALPRGTAHHFDLYRLDGPGGLEELGWEEAREGIVLVEWPDRLGPHAPADALRLRLVPEGEERRALRLAGWPGRLERLAAAGAAA, encoded by the coding sequence ATGACTCCTGCCATCGACCTCGTGCTGCCCGACCTGGCGGCCACGGAAGCGCTTGCCGCCCGTGCCGCAGCCCTGTCGCGGCCGGGGGACACCTTGCTGCTGGAGGGGCCGCTGGGGGCGGGGAAGTCCGCCTTCGCCCGTGCCTTCCTGCGCGCCGCGGCGGGCGATCCGGGGCTCGAGGTGCCCTCTCCCACCTTCACCCTGGTCCAGGGCTACGCGCTGCCACGCGGCACGGCGCATCACTTCGACCTCTACCGCCTGGACGGCCCGGGGGGACTCGAGGAGCTGGGCTGGGAGGAGGCACGGGAGGGCATCGTGCTGGTGGAATGGCCCGACCGCCTGGGGCCGCATGCCCCCGCCGACGCGCTGCGGCTGCGGCTGGTGCCGGAGGGGGAGGAGCGGCGTGCCCTGCGCCTCGCCGGCTGGCCCGGCCGGCTGGAGCGCCTCGCCGCCGCGGGGGCCGCGGCGTGA
- the ybaK gene encoding Cys-tRNA(Pro) deacylase — protein sequence MSKATRATQALARAGADFTLHEYAYDPQADRIGMQAAEALGAPPSRVLKTLMALVDGRPVCVVVPSDREVSMKRLAAAMQGRSAAMMKPAEAERVTGYHVGGISPFGQRRGVPAVLEESALREDRVFVNGGQRGLQLELSPATLRDLLGARVAAVVT from the coding sequence ATGTCGAAGGCCACCCGCGCGACGCAGGCCCTGGCCAGGGCCGGGGCGGACTTCACCCTGCACGAATACGCCTACGACCCGCAGGCCGACCGGATCGGGATGCAGGCGGCCGAGGCGCTGGGCGCCCCGCCATCCCGCGTGCTGAAGACGCTGATGGCGCTGGTGGACGGCAGACCGGTTTGCGTCGTTGTGCCGTCGGACCGCGAGGTGTCGATGAAGCGCCTCGCGGCCGCGATGCAGGGCCGGTCGGCCGCCATGATGAAGCCCGCCGAGGCGGAGCGGGTCACCGGCTACCATGTCGGCGGCATCTCGCCCTTCGGGCAGCGGCGTGGCGTTCCCGCCGTGCTGGAGGAGTCGGCGCTGCGGGAGGACAGGGTCTTCGTCAATGGCGGGCAGCGGGGGCTCCAGCTGGAGCTGAGCCCCGCCACGCTGCGCGACCTGCTCGGCGCCCGGGTCGCCGCGGTGGTGACCTGA